The stretch of DNA AGCGCACGTTGGCGGACCAGTCTATGGCCTCGTCAAGGCGCAGACCAAGGGCGGGGTTCAGGTCAGCCACGATTTTTTCAAGGTCGAGCAGGAAGATGATGCGCTTGTCGATCTTCACCACGCCGGTAATGGAGTAGTTGCTGAGCGATGCCACATATTTGTTCGGCGGTTCCACTTCTTCCCAGCTGATGCGGTGGATGCGGTTGACGCCGGACACCTGAAAGGCCGTGCAGACATTGTTGAATTCCGTGACGATGACCTTGGGGGGTTCCACTTCGCCGCGGTTTTTGTTCAGCCACTTTGAAAGGTCTACCAGCGGAATGATGTGATTGCGCAGGTTGAATGCACCAAGGACGCTGGTGTGCTGTCCTTCAGGCAACTCGGTAACGTTGGGCATGCGGATAATCTCAAGCACCTTGGCGACGTTCACACCGTAGTAGCCGCGATAGGTTTCTCCGCCGACCTCCACCTCATCGAGGAAGAACTCGACTATTTCCAGTTCATTCGTGCCGGACTCCAGCAGAATGTTCGTCTGCATATTCCCTCCCGTACCCTGGGATCAATGTGTCAAAAGAGTATCCGGAATGATTCCGGCGATAACGTCTGTGTCGGGTGCTGGTATGCTCTTCTTCTACTATAACGCTTCCAATTTTTTTTGCATAGCGTCAATTATGTGCTTCGGGGTGGATGCACCCGCCGTCAGGCCGACTACGGCGGCACCCTTGAGCAGTTCCGGATCGAGCTCTTCCGGTGTCTCCACATGCACGGTAGGGCAGCCCTGAGCCTTGGCAACGTCGGCAAGGCGGCGTGTATTGCCGCTGTCGTAGCCGCCCACGACAACCATGGCGTCCACTTCCCGTGCCAGGGCTATGGCTTCTTCCTGCCGTTCACGGGTGGCATCGCATATGGTTTCGAGAACAGGTAGATTGTCACCCAGTCTCTCGCGTAACCAATCGACTATTTCTGTAAAAACTTTACGGTCTTGGGTTGTCTGAGCGGCAACGCAGTATTTTTTGTGCGCTTCGAAATGATAATTTTTCAGCTCGTCGAACTCGCCGAACACAAAGGCGTCATCTCCGGCATAGCTCATCAGGCCACGCACTTCCGGATGGTCCTTTTCGCCGAACAGCAACAGCGTGCACCCTTCGCGCAGTTTGCGGGCAATGCCCAGCTGGGCGCGTTTTACCTTGGGGCAGGTGGCATCCACCACGTCGCGGGCATGGCTGTGCAGGGTGGTTTCCACGGTATGCGGAATGCCGTGTGCGCGGATGATGACGCGCTCGTCCTTATGGGCGTCGCCGGGGTCTTTCAGGCAGCGCACACCCAGATTTTCATAATGATGCAGCACCTGCGGGTTGTGGATAATGGGGCCAAACGTGGCAATGGCTCCCTCCTGTCTTGCGACTTCGGTATCCAGCTTTTGCAGGGCGAGGGAAACGCCCATGCAGAATCCTGCGGTTTCAGCTCTGCGAACTTTCATGATCTTCCTCTTGGTGTGGGGCGAGCGCGTTCAGGGCATGGCTATGCGCTGCGGTTCAAACTCCGCGCCTTCTTCGTTCCAGCGGATGAAAAATGTTTCCAGCAGCGAATCCAGTGTTTCCCAAGTGGTGCATTCCGTCAACTGGTTGCGCATGTGCCGCGCACCGGGAAAGAGTTTTATATATCGCGGCACCAGAGAACGCATCTTGAAGAGGGCGGTCTTGTCCGGGCAATGCTTGCGGGCCAGTTCCACGTGTCTGCGCAGAATGTGCATGGTTTTGACCGGATCAGGGCGCACAAAGCTGCCCCCCTGCATGAGGGTGGTGAATTCTTCGAAAATAGCCGGATTGTTCAGGGCGCCACGGGCAAACATGACGGCGGATACGCCGGTTTCGCGGACGCAGCGCACGGCGTCTTCCGCGTGGAACAAGTCGCCGCTTGCCACAACGGGAATATCGACAGCCTCAACCAGCTCGCGCAGGGCGCTCCATCGGGCTTCTCCCGAGAATCCCTGTTTTGCATAGCGGGGGTGCAGGCTCAGCCAGCCCGCGCCCACATCCTGCAGGCGTTTGGCAAGATCGAGATAGACTTCGCTGCCTGCTTCCCAGCCGAGGCGGAATTTGAATCCCACACGCCCTTCGCCAGCCATGCGCACCATGGTGCGGGCCACTTCCACGGCATTAGGCACATCGCAGAGCATGGCGGCACCGCAGCCGGTTTTCACCACCTTGCGGACCGAACATCCCATGTTCAGGTCGAACCACGTGTAGCCTGCCTCCACCAGTGGTTCCATGGCGCGTTGCATGATATCCGTGTCGTTGCCGAAGAGCTGCAGCATCATGGGGGCATCTTCTGGGGTGGTTTCAAGCAGCAGTTCCGTGCCGGAACTCTTGTAGTAGAGCCCTTTGGCGCTGACCATTTCGGAGCAGACCACATCCGCTCCGAACTCGCGGCAGAGGAGGCGGAAGGCAAGGTCGGAATAGCCCGCGAGCGGGGCAAGCCATGGTTTGTGGGGGGCAATATCAAGGCCGCTGTCGTTGCGGCGTGTTGGCATTTCAATAGTCATGATCAAGGATTCCGGAGTGACCCGTGAAAACGGGAGTGTCGTAGCGGGCGTTACGCCCGTCTGTTCAGTGAGCCGGACGTGCCGCCGGAAAGTCCTGCCGGTCGCAATATGCTTGTGAGCACGTCATGGATACCGGCCGGCAGCGGGCCGCAGCCCAGACAGACAATTGGCAGAAGCTGCTGCGGGCGATGCTCGTCCCGGATGCGGCATACCGTTGCCGCAAGTGTTGCCACCGGTTCCGACCTGCCGGAGGGAGGGCCGGAATGTTCAGATCGGGCGCGTTCCAGAAAGAGCCTGTAGGCCATCCTTTCCGTTCCTGCAAGACATTGTATGAGTGTGCGTCCGCATGCAGGGAGCTGTGCGCTGGCGGTGATGCGTGCTGTTCCGG from Desulfovibrio subterraneus encodes:
- a CDS encoding chemotaxis protein, with protein sequence MQTNILLESGTNELEIVEFFLDEVEVGGETYRGYYGVNVAKVLEIIRMPNVTELPEGQHTSVLGAFNLRNHIIPLVDLSKWLNKNRGEVEPPKVIVTEFNNVCTAFQVSGVNRIHRISWEEVEPPNKYVASLSNYSITGVVKIDKRIIFLLDLEKIVADLNPALGLRLDEAIDWSANVRYRAIIADDSGLIREMLRDLMEKANFDVEAMTNGREAWDRLCEIKAKAENEGRHITDYVQVMVSDIEMPSMDGHNLCKRIKEDPSLKKLPVILFSSLITDKLRHKGDAVGADDQVSKPEVTHLAQRALALIQASQQD
- the ispH gene encoding 4-hydroxy-3-methylbut-2-enyl diphosphate reductase, encoding MKVRRAETAGFCMGVSLALQKLDTEVARQEGAIATFGPIIHNPQVLHHYENLGVRCLKDPGDAHKDERVIIRAHGIPHTVETTLHSHARDVVDATCPKVKRAQLGIARKLREGCTLLLFGEKDHPEVRGLMSYAGDDAFVFGEFDELKNYHFEAHKKYCVAAQTTQDRKVFTEIVDWLRERLGDNLPVLETICDATRERQEEAIALAREVDAMVVVGGYDSGNTRRLADVAKAQGCPTVHVETPEELDPELLKGAAVVGLTAGASTPKHIIDAMQKKLEAL
- a CDS encoding tRNA dihydrouridine synthase gives rise to the protein MTIEMPTRRNDSGLDIAPHKPWLAPLAGYSDLAFRLLCREFGADVVCSEMVSAKGLYYKSSGTELLLETTPEDAPMMLQLFGNDTDIMQRAMEPLVEAGYTWFDLNMGCSVRKVVKTGCGAAMLCDVPNAVEVARTMVRMAGEGRVGFKFRLGWEAGSEVYLDLAKRLQDVGAGWLSLHPRYAKQGFSGEARWSALRELVEAVDIPVVASGDLFHAEDAVRCVRETGVSAVMFARGALNNPAIFEEFTTLMQGGSFVRPDPVKTMHILRRHVELARKHCPDKTALFKMRSLVPRYIKLFPGARHMRNQLTECTTWETLDSLLETFFIRWNEEGAEFEPQRIAMP